In the genome of Bradysia coprophila strain Holo2 unplaced genomic scaffold, BU_Bcop_v1 contig_232, whole genome shotgun sequence, one region contains:
- the LOC119076684 gene encoding basic salivary proline-rich protein 1 isoform X1 yields MENGGVQTPSVIPSSGPPMRGGYRGSRGGGPMMRGGYERGGYRGRGMMRGGPMGMRGGFHPGMRGRGILRGIPPRGMGFQSGFHHRGGPPRGSMNGRGRPPMYNNQGYHNQQGYPPPNHNSAPPQQSQSSSQADSISTTPTTSSSPITSTAATVSQTTSTTTPPTNGVSSGTPQSVSSSGMPPSRGTLRGRGAPGMSRGGRGGSYTPNINVSGNDMQSSGPQPPKPYRGGPPRGGRGSYNPGMPRPPPVIQPGMTQGAPVPALKRGPPMGPPMGPKRGRYEQGPPTRPYAPKYPSYSQQQVPTHPPQHNSYHNPSQPQSYYNHHSGYEQPPADQYAQSSYSAPPPSTGYASNGYSQSSYGQAPPPSSYTPSTDYDSSQYSQDYNSSGYAQPDTRYPQSYTQDYNSQQYPSTADYSQAPPDYSQPAAQYDSRSYGYDANAYSQGYAKTDAYQSHAGYY; encoded by the exons ATGGAAAACGGAGGCGTTCAAACTCCGTCAGTAATTCCATCGTCTGGTCCACCGATGCGTGGTGGTTATCGCGGTAGTAGAGGCGGCGGTCCAATGATGCGTGGTGGATATGAACGTGGAGG TTACCGAGGTCGTGGTATGATGCGTGGTGGACCAATGGGAATGCGTGGCGGTTTCCATCCGGGTATGAGAGGTCGAGGTATATTACGAGGCATTCCACCAAGAGGTATGGGCTTTCAGAGTGGGTTCCATCATCGTGGTGGTCCACCAAGAGGCTCAATGAATGGCAGAGGAAGACCGCCAATGTATAACAATCAAGGTTATCATAATCAACAAGGCTATCCGCCTCCGAATCATAATTCAGCTCCACCGCAGCAGTCACAATCCTCTTCACAGGCTGATTCAATTTCAACGACACCGACAACCTCGTCTTCGCCAATAACGTCTACCGCTGCGACTGTATCACAGACGACGTCAACAACCACTCCACCGACGAACGGTGTATCAAGTGGAACACCACAAAGTGTTAGTTCATCTGGAATGCCACCGTCACGAGGCACTCTAAGAGGAAGAGGTGCACCTGGAATGAGTCGTGGTGGACGCGGCGGAAGTTACACACCAAATATCAATGTGAGTGGCAATGATATGCAATCATCCGGACCGCAACCACCGAAACCATATCGCGGTGGTCCACCGAGAGGCGGACGTGGAAGCTACAATCCCGGAATGCCTCGGCCTCCGCCAGTTATTCAACCTGGAATGACACAAGGTGCACCAGTGCCAGCATTGAAAAGAGGACCACCAATGGGCCCACCGATGGGACCGAAACGTGGCCGATACGAACAAGGACCACCAACTCGTCCATATGCGCCAAAGTATCCGTCGTATAGCCAGCAACAAGTTCCCACGCATCCGCCACAGCACAACAGCTATCATAATCCATCACAGCCGCAAAG tTATTACAATCACCATTCTGGCTACGAACAACCACCAGCCGATCAATATGCGCAAAGCAGTTATAGTGCTCCGCCGCCATCAACCGGATATGCTTCGAATGGATATTCTCAGAGTAGTTACGGCCAAGCACCGCCGCCTTCAAGCTACACTCCGAGTACCGATTACGATAGCAGTCAATATTCACAGGATTATAA TTCATCGGGCTATGCGCAACCAGACACACGTTATCCGCAAAGTTACACCCAAGACTATAACTCACAACAATATCCAAGCACGGCCGATTACAGTCAGGCGCCACCGGACTATTCGCAACCGGCCGCTCAATACGACAGCCGATCGTATGGTTATG acgCGAATGCCTATTCACAAGGTTATGCAAAGACAGATGCATACCAAAGTCATGCTGgttattattga
- the LOC119076686 gene encoding uncharacterized protein LOC119076686 isoform X2 produces MNEENIVNQPGMLVESTVSNKETKVKRPSNEIKRKCRKERPNNDAKTTIKETFNFLAFFGKVLGWECTYEWKTNPRHWLTTIDIVFMWYHMIYSQIEHFMTGEYGRIFEIFACYGISVSCVLKFWWYLKYFREITALHNFSARIIRQASRQMTEKLQHLELLKQRIAQFLGFSAAVSTAAYLFNPVQSVINRDKGEMVSLLPYEISFTDQSTLSGYLVANACMSIMGVYAVFISLFVVLHFITIILNYSVQVDIIEVDVKQLDEFWRDHKKTTVERHLFLRNICQKCQDKDNYMREVKRIFDRLIFSFFCGAYLSQVLCLYEVQVDMASLMAYLPKCYCIAILGLRPCRSTNDFVTY; encoded by the exons atgaatgagGAAAATATTGTGAACCAGCCTGGCATGTTGGTAGAGTCTACTGTTTCGAATAAAGAAACGAAAGTCAAAAGACCGTCCAATGAAATCAAGAGGAAATGCCGAAAAGAAAGACCTAACAATGATGCTAAGACTACAATAAAAGAAACGTTCAACTTTCTTGCCTTTTTCGGCAAAGTTTTAGGATGGGAATGTACGTACGAGTGGAAAACTAATCCCAGACATTGGTTGACGACGATTGATATAGTATTCATGTGGTATCACATGATTTATTCGCAAATCGAACACTTCATGACTGGTGAATATGgcagaattttcgaaatatttgcaTGTTATGGCATTTCGGTGTCG TGTGTGCTAAAGTTTTGGTGGTATTTGAAGTATTTCAGGGAAATAACGGCCCTACACAACTTTAGTGCGAGAATAATTCGTCAGGCTAGCCGCCAGATGACAGAAAAATTGCAACATTTAGAACTGTTGAAGCAGAGAATCGCTCAATTCCTGGGATTCTCGGCAGCTGTATCCACGGCAGCATATTTGTTCAATCCTGTACAGTCGGTTATCAATCGAGATAAGGGCGAAATGGTGTCGCTGTTACCTTACGAAATTTCGTTTACTGATCAGTCGACACTATCTGGCTATTTAGTAGCTAATGCTTGCATGTCAATAATGGGTGTATATGCCGTATTCATCTCGTTGTTTGTGGTCCTACATTTCATTACGATCATCTTGAATTATTCGGTGCAGGTGGACATTATCGAAGTTGATGTTAAGCAACTTGACGAATTCTGGAGGGACCACAAGAAAACGACAGTCGAACGACATCTGTTTCTTAGGAACATTTGCCAAAAATGTCAGGATAAGGATAA CTACATGCGCGAAGTGAAGAGAATTTTTGATCGcttaattttctcatttttttgcgGTGCCTATTTGTCACAAGTATTGTGTCTGTATGAAGTTCAGGTG GATATGGCATCGCTTATGGCTTATTTACCGAAATGTTACTGTATTGCTATTTTGGGACTAAGGCCGTGTCGATC AACGAACGACTTTGTTACGTACTAA
- the LOC119076699 gene encoding extracellular exo-alpha-(1->5)-L-arabinofuranosidase-like, with protein MMILFYSVLVLIVAIDSINSQTFNNPISDINWPDPYAYLHTDGFYYMPRSENNGLVLYRTRTLSNWRNAQQSRIYTAGPGLGAVWAPEIHYIHGEFYIYVAMETDGLNENHRMYVLKANNANDPMGQWSTAHRMYIPAEDYWAIDGTVLEYGNGKLYFIWSGWPQINSGFPQYLYIAEMCDPMTVCGRRVLIKRVDFPWERIGADLIEGPQILHNAGRVFLVYSASGSWTPDYILGFMGIDNLADPLNYDNWWRHDRPVFWRHDEENVYGVGHASLTTSPDKREPWIVYHAMSNPNAGWEGRTARAQKFGWNPDNSPDFGRPRGFHISLPVPSGTQTVHSNCTIN; from the exons ATGATGATACTGTTCTACTCAGTTCTTGTGTTGATTGTGGCGATCGACAGCATCAACAGTCAAACTTTCAACAATCCCATTTCTGATATTAATTGGCCTGATCCCTATGCTTACCTTCACACAGACGGTTTTTACTATATGCCGCGATCGGAAAATAATGGACTGGTCCTTTACCGAACTCGAACGCTTTCCAACTGGAGAAATGCACAGCAAAGCCGTATTTACACAGCTGGACCCGGACTTGGTGCTGTATGGGCGCCCGAAATCCATTACATTCATGgtgaattttacatatacGTTGCAATGGAAACTGATGGACTCAACGAGAATCATCGGATGTACGTGTTAAAAGCCAACAATGCCAACGATCCTATGGGACAATGGTCCACTGCTCACAG AATGTATATACCAGCCGAAGACTATTGGGCCATCGACGGTACAGTTTTAGAATATGGCAACGgcaaattgtattttatttggTCAGGTTGGCCGCAAATTAATTCTGGATTCCCTCAGTACCTGTACATAGCAGAAATGTGTGATCCGATGACTGTGTGTGGACGTCGAGTTCTGATCAAACGAGTTGATTTCCCTTGGGAAAGAATCGGAGCCGATTTGATTGAAGGCCCACAAATTCTGCATAATGCTGGTCGCGTGTTTTTGGTTTATTCAGCATCAGGAAGCTGGACACCTGACTACATTTTAGGGTTTATGGGAATTGATAATTTAGCCGATCCACTGAACTATGACAACTGGTGGCGTCATGACCGACCGGTGTTTTGGAGGCACGACGAAGAAAATGTGTACGGGGTTGGGCATGCATCATTGACAACATCTCCAG ATAAAAGGGAACCCTGGATAGTTTATCATGCAATGTCGAATCCGAATGCTGGATGGGAAGGAAGGACGGCTCGAGCACAGAAATTCGGTTGGAATCCAGACAATTCTCCCGACTTTGGGCGTCCTCGAGGATTTCATATTTCATTGCCAGTACCTAGTGGAACGCAGACAGTTCATTCTAACTGCACAATAAACTGA
- the LOC119076686 gene encoding odorant receptor 67d-like isoform X1 produces MNEENIVNQPGMLVESTVSNKETKVKRPSNEIKRKCRKERPNNDAKTTIKETFNFLAFFGKVLGWECTYEWKTNPRHWLTTIDIVFMWYHMIYSQIEHFMTGEYGRIFEIFACYGISVSCVLKFWWYLKYFREITALHNFSARIIRQASRQMTEKLQHLELLKQRIAQFLGFSAAVSTAAYLFNPVQSVINRDKGEMVSLLPYEISFTDQSTLSGYLVANACMSIMGVYAVFISLFVVLHFITIILNYSVQVDIIEVDVKQLDEFWRDHKKTTVERHLFLRNICQKCQDKDNYMREVKRIFDRLIFSFFCGAYLSQVLCLYEVQVKNWMSGYGIAYGLFTEMLLYCYFGTKAVSINERLCYVLTQSNWYTYDIYSQKIFLHLLISCMNAKELWIGPLAPLSFFTGIQIVKNIYTYYAFLAEAA; encoded by the exons atgaatgagGAAAATATTGTGAACCAGCCTGGCATGTTGGTAGAGTCTACTGTTTCGAATAAAGAAACGAAAGTCAAAAGACCGTCCAATGAAATCAAGAGGAAATGCCGAAAAGAAAGACCTAACAATGATGCTAAGACTACAATAAAAGAAACGTTCAACTTTCTTGCCTTTTTCGGCAAAGTTTTAGGATGGGAATGTACGTACGAGTGGAAAACTAATCCCAGACATTGGTTGACGACGATTGATATAGTATTCATGTGGTATCACATGATTTATTCGCAAATCGAACACTTCATGACTGGTGAATATGgcagaattttcgaaatatttgcaTGTTATGGCATTTCGGTGTCG TGTGTGCTAAAGTTTTGGTGGTATTTGAAGTATTTCAGGGAAATAACGGCCCTACACAACTTTAGTGCGAGAATAATTCGTCAGGCTAGCCGCCAGATGACAGAAAAATTGCAACATTTAGAACTGTTGAAGCAGAGAATCGCTCAATTCCTGGGATTCTCGGCAGCTGTATCCACGGCAGCATATTTGTTCAATCCTGTACAGTCGGTTATCAATCGAGATAAGGGCGAAATGGTGTCGCTGTTACCTTACGAAATTTCGTTTACTGATCAGTCGACACTATCTGGCTATTTAGTAGCTAATGCTTGCATGTCAATAATGGGTGTATATGCCGTATTCATCTCGTTGTTTGTGGTCCTACATTTCATTACGATCATCTTGAATTATTCGGTGCAGGTGGACATTATCGAAGTTGATGTTAAGCAACTTGACGAATTCTGGAGGGACCACAAGAAAACGACAGTCGAACGACATCTGTTTCTTAGGAACATTTGCCAAAAATGTCAGGATAAGGATAA CTACATGCGCGAAGTGAAGAGAATTTTTGATCGcttaattttctcatttttttgcgGTGCCTATTTGTCACAAGTATTGTGTCTGTATGAAGTTCAGGTG AAAAATTGGATGTCAGGATATGGCATCGCTTATGGCTTATTTACCGAAATGTTACTGTATTGCTATTTTGGGACTAAGGCCGTGTCGATC AACGAACGACTTTGTTACGTACTAACGCAATCCAATTGGTACACTTACGACATCTACTCGCAGAAgatatttttgcatttattaATCTCTTGCATGAATGCCAAAGAATTGTGGATTGGACCACTAGCACCGTTATCGTTCTTTACAGGAATCCAG ATTGTTAAAAACATTTACACGTACTATGCGTTTTTGGCGGAAGCTGCTTAG
- the LOC119076711 gene encoding probable pseudouridine-5'-phosphatase isoform X2 yields the protein MNRLFSASRSSSQFVSKTKAKMSINKVSHCIFDMDGLLLDTETLYTKVYQKILDPFGKVYTWDVKQTLMGSHAHEAAKLMVKTYELPITWEEFAEQAKLLTTEVMGTAEFLPGAERLLKHLHANNVPIALGTSSSKEIAEIKMENHAAIFDLFHHKVMGSTDPDVKIGKPAPDIFIVAAQRFPDKPNPANCLVFEDAPNGVRAATLAGMQSVMVPDKAVAEEFRQEATIVIDSLEDFQPELFGLPPFPTV from the exons ATGAATCGGTTATTCAGTGCCAGTCGTTCAAGTTCACAGTTTGTATCGAAAACGAAAGCTAAAATGTCTATTAATAAAGTGTCTCATTGTATCTTTGATATGGACGGTCTACTATTAG aCACGGAAACGTTGTACACAAAAGTGTATCAGAAAATACTCGACCCGTTTGGCAAAGTGTACACATGGGATGTAAAACAAACGTTAATGGGGTCACATGCTCATGAGGCGGCCAAACTAATGGTTAAAACGTACGAATTACCGATAACGTGGGAAGAATTTGCCGAACAAGCAAAACTTTTGACCACTGAAGTTATGGGAACGGCCGAATTTTTACCAG GTGCCGAACGATTACTGAAACATTTACACGCAAACAATGTGCCGATCGCATTGGGTACATCATCCAGTAAAGAAATCGccgaaataaaaatggaaaaccaTGCGGCCATTTTCGATCTATTTCACCACAAAGTCATGGGCAGTACGGATCCAGatgttaaaattggaaaaccgGCTCCAGACATATTCATTGTTGCTGCTCAACGATTCCCCGACAAACCGAACCCGGCGAAC TGCCTGGTGTTCGAGGATGCTCCAAATGGCGTCCGAGCAGCTACTTTGGCCGGCATGCAATCTGTGATGGTACCTGATAAAGCGGTCGCTGAAGAATTTCGACAAGAGGCCACCATTGTTATTGACTCGTTGGAAGATTTTCAACCCGAACTATTTGGTCTGCCACCATTTCCGACTGTGTAA
- the LOC119076711 gene encoding probable pseudouridine-5'-phosphatase isoform X1, with translation MNRLFSASRSSSQFVSKTKAKMSINKVSHCIFDMDGLLLDTEHIYEGLVRDIAKMYDKNYDWDTRLRILGTTEQMTAKIAVNELKLPITVDQFRQKFSELGRKRLRNVTWLRGAERLLKHLHANNVPIALGTSSSKEIAEIKMENHAAIFDLFHHKVMGSTDPDVKIGKPAPDIFIVAAQRFPDKPNPANCLVFEDAPNGVRAATLAGMQSVMVPDKAVAEEFRQEATIVIDSLEDFQPELFGLPPFPTV, from the exons ATGAATCGGTTATTCAGTGCCAGTCGTTCAAGTTCACAGTTTGTATCGAAAACGAAAGCTAAAATGTCTATTAATAAAGTGTCTCATTGTATCTTTGATATGGACGGTCTACTATTAG ATACCGAACATATCTACGAAGGTCTTGTGCGAGATATTGCGAAAATGTACGACAAAAATTACGATTGGGATACGAGACTGCGAATTCTGGGCACAACCGAACAAATGACGGCCAAAATTGCCGTGAATGAATTAAAGTTACCGATTACCGTTGATCAGTTTCGACAGAAATTTTCCGAATTGGGACGAAAGCGGTTACGGAACGTCACATGGCTTAGAG GTGCCGAACGATTACTGAAACATTTACACGCAAACAATGTGCCGATCGCATTGGGTACATCATCCAGTAAAGAAATCGccgaaataaaaatggaaaaccaTGCGGCCATTTTCGATCTATTTCACCACAAAGTCATGGGCAGTACGGATCCAGatgttaaaattggaaaaccgGCTCCAGACATATTCATTGTTGCTGCTCAACGATTCCCCGACAAACCGAACCCGGCGAAC TGCCTGGTGTTCGAGGATGCTCCAAATGGCGTCCGAGCAGCTACTTTGGCCGGCATGCAATCTGTGATGGTACCTGATAAAGCGGTCGCTGAAGAATTTCGACAAGAGGCCACCATTGTTATTGACTCGTTGGAAGATTTTCAACCCGAACTATTTGGTCTGCCACCATTTCCGACTGTGTAA
- the LOC119076684 gene encoding basic salivary proline-rich protein 1 isoform X2, which produces MENGGVQTPSVIPSSGPPMRGGYRGSRGGGPMMRGGYERGGYRGRGMMRGGPMGMRGGFHPGMRGRGILRGIPPRGMGFQSGFHHRGGPPRGSMNGRGRPPMYNNQGYHNQQGYPPPNHNSAPPQQSQSSSQADSISTTPTTSSSPITSTAATVSQTTSTTTPPTNGVSSGTPQSVSSSGMPPSRGTLRGRGAPGMSRGGRGGSYTPNINVSGNDMQSSGPQPPKPYRGGPPRGGRGSYNPGMPRPPPVIQPGMTQGAPVPALKRGPPMGPPMGPKRGRYEQGPPTRPYAPKYPSYSQQQVPTHPPQHNSYHNPSQPQSYYNHHSGYEQPPADQYAQSSYSAPPPSTGYASNGYSQSSYGQAPPPSSYTPSTDYDSSQYSQDYNSSGYAQPDTRYPQSYTQDYNSQQYPSTADYSQAPPDYSQPAAQYDSRSYGYVHHNVSTAVGASTNGNLFVIV; this is translated from the exons ATGGAAAACGGAGGCGTTCAAACTCCGTCAGTAATTCCATCGTCTGGTCCACCGATGCGTGGTGGTTATCGCGGTAGTAGAGGCGGCGGTCCAATGATGCGTGGTGGATATGAACGTGGAGG TTACCGAGGTCGTGGTATGATGCGTGGTGGACCAATGGGAATGCGTGGCGGTTTCCATCCGGGTATGAGAGGTCGAGGTATATTACGAGGCATTCCACCAAGAGGTATGGGCTTTCAGAGTGGGTTCCATCATCGTGGTGGTCCACCAAGAGGCTCAATGAATGGCAGAGGAAGACCGCCAATGTATAACAATCAAGGTTATCATAATCAACAAGGCTATCCGCCTCCGAATCATAATTCAGCTCCACCGCAGCAGTCACAATCCTCTTCACAGGCTGATTCAATTTCAACGACACCGACAACCTCGTCTTCGCCAATAACGTCTACCGCTGCGACTGTATCACAGACGACGTCAACAACCACTCCACCGACGAACGGTGTATCAAGTGGAACACCACAAAGTGTTAGTTCATCTGGAATGCCACCGTCACGAGGCACTCTAAGAGGAAGAGGTGCACCTGGAATGAGTCGTGGTGGACGCGGCGGAAGTTACACACCAAATATCAATGTGAGTGGCAATGATATGCAATCATCCGGACCGCAACCACCGAAACCATATCGCGGTGGTCCACCGAGAGGCGGACGTGGAAGCTACAATCCCGGAATGCCTCGGCCTCCGCCAGTTATTCAACCTGGAATGACACAAGGTGCACCAGTGCCAGCATTGAAAAGAGGACCACCAATGGGCCCACCGATGGGACCGAAACGTGGCCGATACGAACAAGGACCACCAACTCGTCCATATGCGCCAAAGTATCCGTCGTATAGCCAGCAACAAGTTCCCACGCATCCGCCACAGCACAACAGCTATCATAATCCATCACAGCCGCAAAG tTATTACAATCACCATTCTGGCTACGAACAACCACCAGCCGATCAATATGCGCAAAGCAGTTATAGTGCTCCGCCGCCATCAACCGGATATGCTTCGAATGGATATTCTCAGAGTAGTTACGGCCAAGCACCGCCGCCTTCAAGCTACACTCCGAGTACCGATTACGATAGCAGTCAATATTCACAGGATTATAA TTCATCGGGCTATGCGCAACCAGACACACGTTATCCGCAAAGTTACACCCAAGACTATAACTCACAACAATATCCAAGCACGGCCGATTACAGTCAGGCGCCACCGGACTATTCGCAACCGGCCGCTCAATACGACAGCCGATCGTATGGTTATG TTCATCACAACGTATCGACCGCTGTGGGTGCATCGACCAATGGAAATCTTTTCGTGATAGTTTAA